A single window of Halobacterium jilantaiense DNA harbors:
- a CDS encoding GNAT family N-acetyltransferase → MRVERADTESEYEDALGVRYDVFVDEQGVPEDLEVDEYEETATHFVGYDDGEPVAAARLREYEPGVGKVERVAVRASRRGEGFGAAVMDAVEDAATGAFDELYLHAQLHVEEFYADRGYERDGEAFTEAGIEHVAMRTRL, encoded by the coding sequence ATGCGGGTGGAACGGGCTGACACCGAATCCGAGTACGAGGACGCACTGGGCGTTCGCTACGACGTGTTCGTCGACGAGCAGGGCGTCCCCGAGGACCTGGAGGTCGACGAGTACGAGGAGACCGCGACGCACTTCGTCGGCTACGACGACGGCGAGCCGGTGGCGGCCGCCCGGCTCCGCGAGTACGAGCCCGGCGTCGGGAAGGTCGAGCGCGTCGCGGTCCGGGCGTCCAGACGCGGCGAGGGGTTCGGCGCGGCCGTGATGGACGCCGTCGAGGACGCCGCCACCGGAGCGTTCGACGAGCTGTACCTCCACGCCCAGCTACACGTCGAGGAGTTCTACGCCGACCGCGGCTACGAGCGCGACGGCGAGGCGTTCACCGAGGCGGGCATCGAACACGTCGCGATGCGAACGCGGCTGTAG
- a CDS encoding AAA family ATPase, which produces MDVDTAAQTCTDVVEAVSGAVVTDSEFLETVLSGALARGHVLLEDVPGTGKTLTARSLANALGLEFTRIQFTPDLLPSDITGSHVYDAATESFSFNRGPVFANVVLADEINRAPPKTQAALLEAMEEGQVSIDGETRQLPDPFFVIATQNPVEQEGTFRLPEAQRDRFAVKAAIGYPDRAGERELVDRRADRTATTPEVSQVVPEDALPALQRVPETVSVSDGVRDYVVDVGRGTRADPRVEVGVSPRGTQKLFEVARARAVFQGRDYVTPDDVKAVAEPVLVHRIVLTGEANVEGVDPAAVVADVLNRVEVPAVT; this is translated from the coding sequence ATGGACGTCGACACAGCCGCCCAGACCTGTACCGACGTCGTCGAGGCCGTCTCCGGCGCCGTCGTCACCGACAGCGAGTTCCTCGAAACTGTGCTCTCCGGTGCGCTCGCCCGCGGTCACGTCCTCCTCGAGGACGTCCCCGGGACGGGGAAGACCCTGACAGCGCGCAGCCTCGCGAACGCCCTCGGCCTGGAGTTCACGCGCATCCAGTTCACCCCCGACCTGCTCCCGTCGGACATCACCGGCTCGCACGTCTACGACGCCGCCACGGAGTCGTTCAGCTTCAACCGCGGCCCCGTGTTCGCGAACGTGGTGCTGGCGGACGAAATCAACCGCGCACCGCCGAAGACGCAGGCGGCGCTCCTCGAAGCGATGGAGGAGGGACAGGTGAGCATCGACGGCGAGACCCGCCAACTCCCGGACCCGTTTTTCGTCATCGCGACCCAGAACCCCGTCGAACAGGAGGGGACGTTCCGGCTGCCGGAGGCCCAGCGCGACCGCTTCGCGGTGAAGGCCGCCATCGGCTACCCGGACCGGGCTGGCGAACGAGAGCTCGTCGACCGCCGCGCCGACCGCACCGCCACGACCCCCGAGGTCTCTCAGGTCGTCCCCGAGGACGCGCTGCCCGCCCTCCAGCGGGTGCCAGAGACCGTCTCCGTCTCCGACGGCGTCCGGGACTACGTCGTGGACGTCGGCCGCGGTACGCGCGCCGACCCGCGCGTCGAGGTCGGCGTGAGTCCGCGTGGCACGCAGAAGCTCTTCGAGGTGGCCCGCGCCAGAGCCGTCTTCCAGGGCCGGGACTACGTCACGCCCGACGACGTGAAGGCCGTCGCCGAACCGGTGCTCGTCCACCGAATCGTTCTGACGGGTGAAGCCAACGTCGAGGGCGTCGACCCGGCGGCCGTCGTCGCGGACGTCCTCAACCGCGTCGAAGTCCCCGCAGTCACGTAG